DNA from Ferrovum sp. PN-J185:
CAGATATTGTGACAGTGACCAATAGGGTAATCCAATACGCACTCTTACCGCATTAAACCATTGGTTAAATTTAAGAATCATGGTGTAGAGACTATCACCCAAATGCGATAACCATTTCGCATGTTGGGTAATTCCATCAAAGAGATCTCCATGAACTACCCATAATTTTCGTCCATCTCGTAGGGTATGAATAGCCTCTTCACATACTTTGATATCACCAAAAGCCAAGCCAATAAATTGACGTGCTAGCTCATCATGGTTACCAGGTACGTATACAACATGAGTCCCTTTTCTGGCTTTTCTTAATAATTTTTGTATTACATCATTGTGTGTTTGAGGCCAATACCACCCCTTTTTTAATTGCCATCCATCGATGATGTCACCAACCAAATAAATGGTTTCAGCTTCATGGGTTCTTAAAAAATCGAGTAGAT
Protein-coding regions in this window:
- a CDS encoding UDP-2,3-diacylglucosamine diphosphatase; translation: MPAWLNGRVKTNDLDINHHYRTIWISDTHLGTPGCQADYLLDFLRTHEAETIYLVGDIIDGWQLKKGWYWPQTHNDVIQKLLRKARKGTHVVYVPGNHDELARQFIGLAFGDIKVCEEAIHTLRDGRKLWVVHGDLFDGITQHAKWLSHLGDSLYTMILKFNQWFNAVRVRIGLPYWSLSQYLKHQVKNAINYIASFEAVMVAEAKRRGCQGVVCGHIHRAEVREIDGLLYCNDGDWVESLTALVETHDGQLKIVEWRSRVEAPLNLGPVHQEELFPEGVVS